The Penaeus vannamei isolate JL-2024 chromosome 13, ASM4276789v1, whole genome shotgun sequence genome window below encodes:
- the SiaT gene encoding beta-galactoside alpha-2,6-sialyltransferase 2: MRLVGLSLWIFLNLILLGTGTYLYLLWVQYWRYAENNRFQPVSRNYTGHFADRRHVQIGGAVHEIEVRPGRPLFRPRHHVLNTPTPIPTQKPTTTTPIPRELLLKAVEKHKMDITVQLRTSQRDGGSILKKHENRYGVRYRGHRLRKSLSREEALCGLREAMVRSLRDGDEPFTSQGVAKHFPSTGLLEGRYFNSCAVVSSAGSLKGSKLGNFIDSHDAVVRFNHAPTEGFEEDVGSRTTLRIVNSQVVTKPEFNFWESPLYRDVALLLWDPCNYTATLDQWYSAPDFDLFPVYFRRRLMMPQEDLHLLHPASLWNLWDAMQRFSYQRIQANPPSSGFLGVVLMLAHCETVDAVEFVPSLRVTRQCHYWDATTDQGCTFGGWHPLASEKLLALALSVASDEDAFSTGFVRIPGFRSLSCPSQDPAR, translated from the exons ATGCGTTTGGTGGGTTTGAGCCTTTGGATATTCCTAAACCTCATCTTGTTGGGGACTGGAACGTATTTATACCTCCTCTGGGTACAATATTGGCGATACGCCGAAAACAACCGCTTCCAGCCCGTTTCTCGTAATTATACAGGTCACTTTGCTGATCGACGGCATG TTCAGATCGGCGGCGCAGTGCACGAGATCGAGGTCCGGCCCGGGCGCCCACTCTTCCGCCCGCGCCACCACGTCCtcaacacgcccacgcccattccTACCCAGAAGCCCACGACCACCACGCCCATTCCGCGGGAACTATTGCTCAAGGCTGTCGAGAAACACAAGATGGACATCACGGTGCAGCTCAGGACCTCGCAGCGGGATGGCGGCAGCATTCTAAAAAAG CACGAAAACCGCTACGGCGTGCGGTATCGCGGACATCGGCTGCGGAAGAGCCTGTCGCGGGAGGAGGCCCTCTGCGGGCTCCGCGAGGCGATGGTGCGGTCGCTGCGGGACGGCGACGAGCCGTTCACCTCGCAGGGCGTGGCCAAGCACTTCCCGAGCACGGGGCTCCTCGAGGGCCGCTACTTCAACTCCTGCGCCGTCGTCTCCAGCGCCGGCTCTCTCAAGGGCTCCAAGCTCGGCAATTTCATAG ATTCTCATGACGCTGTGGTGAGGTTCAACCATGCTCCGACTGAAGGATTCGAGGAGGACGTCGGGTCGAGGACCACTCTCCGAATCGTGAACTCTCAAGTCGTAACGAAACCCGAGTTCAACTTCTGGGAATCGCCTCTGTACCGCGACGTGGCTCTCCTGCTGTGGGACCCGTGCAATTACACGGCGACGCTGGACCAG TGGTACAGCGCGCCTGACTTCGACCTGTTCCCTGTCTACTTCCGGCGACGTCTGATGATGCCGCAGGAGGACCTTCACCTGCTGCACCCGGCGTCGCTCTGGAACCTGTGGGACGCCATGCAGAGGTTCTCGTACCAGCGGATCCAGGCCAACCCGCCCTCCTCCGGCTTCCTAG GCGTGGTGCTGATGCTGGCCCACTGCGAGACGGTGGACGCCGTCGAGTTCGTGCCGTCGCTGCGCGTGACGCGGCAGTGCCACTACTGGGACGCCACGACGGACCAGGGCTGCACCTTCGGCGGGTGGCACCCTCTGGCCTCCGAGAAGCTCCTCGCCCTGGCCCTCAGCGTGGCGAGCGACGAGGACGCCTTCAGCACGGGCTTCGTCAGGATCCCGGGCTTCAGGAGCCTCTCGTGCCCTTCGCAGGACCCGGCGAGATAA